From one Zhongshania sp. R06B22 genomic stretch:
- the htpX gene encoding protease HtpX: MRILLFLATNMAILLVASISLSLLGVNSIMAQNGIDLDLGSLLIFCAVFGMAGSLVSLFISKWMAKRSTRTEVITEPRNSNERWLMTTVAELAEKAGIGMPEVGIFPSPQANAFATGWNRNSALVAVSEGLLQQMKPNEVRAVLAHEIGHVANGDMITLTLIQGVVNTFVMFFARIIGHTVDRVVFKTERGHGIGFYIVTFITEMILGILASTIVMWFSRWREFRADAAGASLAGRENMIAALQRLQAQQDLPVDMPGEMTALAISSQKKSNLAALFSSHPPLEERIQALRDAR; the protein is encoded by the coding sequence ATGCGTATTCTGCTGTTCTTGGCCACTAATATGGCCATTCTATTGGTTGCCAGCATTTCCCTTAGCTTGCTCGGCGTTAACAGCATCATGGCCCAAAACGGTATTGATTTGGACCTGGGCTCACTGCTGATTTTCTGCGCTGTATTCGGTATGGCAGGCTCGCTAGTATCACTGTTTATATCCAAATGGATGGCCAAGCGCTCTACCCGTACCGAGGTTATTACCGAGCCCAGAAATAGTAACGAGCGCTGGCTGATGACAACCGTCGCCGAATTGGCTGAAAAGGCCGGCATTGGAATGCCAGAAGTCGGCATTTTTCCCTCACCACAGGCAAATGCCTTCGCAACTGGATGGAATCGTAACTCCGCATTGGTGGCCGTGTCAGAGGGCTTGCTCCAACAGATGAAGCCCAACGAAGTACGAGCCGTACTGGCCCACGAAATCGGCCATGTTGCCAATGGCGACATGATTACCCTGACCTTAATTCAAGGCGTGGTGAATACCTTTGTAATGTTCTTCGCACGCATCATCGGTCACACCGTCGACCGCGTAGTATTTAAAACCGAGCGCGGCCACGGCATCGGCTTTTATATCGTGACTTTTATTACCGAAATGATCCTAGGTATTCTGGCGTCGACCATAGTGATGTGGTTCTCTCGCTGGCGGGAATTTCGAGCCGACGCCGCTGGCGCCAGTCTTGCCGGTCGCGAAAATATGATTGCCGCTCTGCAGCGCCTGCAAGCGCAGCAAGACTTGCCAGTCGACATGCCCGGAGAAATGACCGCCCTAGCGATAAGCAGCCAGAAAAAGTCGAACCTAGCTGCGCTATTCAGTTCACACCCGCCGCTAGAAGAGCGAATTCAAGCTCTGCGGGACGCCCGCTAG
- a CDS encoding class II aldolase/adducin family protein yields the protein MAWSKQRAQLIATLHGMSNAQLSPGASGNASARTADGGMLISATGQIASNVRPADLVYIDSAGRIPDKQAKPSSEWRMHWQIYQDHPNAGGVLHCHSRYATVLACQRHAIPAFHYMVAIAGGDSIPCAPYALYGSEELSKLVSQTLIGRKACLMANHGQIAYGSTPLKALDLAKEVEELAANYYLSLQSGGPATLLSKQEMADVLSQYADYGRQK from the coding sequence GTGGCATGGAGTAAACAGCGTGCACAGCTCATCGCCACTTTACATGGCATGAGCAATGCGCAGCTTAGCCCCGGCGCCAGTGGCAACGCCTCTGCGAGAACCGCCGACGGTGGTATGCTGATATCTGCCACCGGGCAAATTGCGTCTAACGTTCGCCCCGCAGACTTGGTGTACATCGACTCAGCCGGGCGTATTCCTGACAAACAGGCAAAGCCGTCTAGTGAATGGCGAATGCACTGGCAAATCTATCAGGACCACCCCAATGCTGGCGGGGTACTACATTGCCACTCTCGCTACGCCACGGTTCTGGCCTGCCAGCGCCATGCCATACCGGCTTTTCACTATATGGTTGCGATAGCCGGCGGTGACTCAATCCCCTGCGCGCCATATGCGCTTTACGGCAGCGAAGAATTATCAAAACTTGTTAGCCAGACACTCATAGGGCGAAAGGCCTGCCTAATGGCAAACCACGGCCAAATTGCTTATGGGAGCACCCCCCTAAAAGCACTGGATCTGGCAAAGGAAGTTGAAGAACTCGCTGCAAATTACTATTTAAGCCTTCAAAGCGGTGGTCCAGCGACGCTATTGAGCAAGCAAGAGATGGCCGACGTGCTATCTCAGTATGCAGATTACGGGCGTCAAAAATAA
- a CDS encoding putative porin has protein sequence MKKVLLASAIALAATGHAYADYQFEVGGVYTDGEIANTDFDGLGVAGEFHFDKVDTSKGPLAEASFLDKSSFVNFAFLSIEPDLPNANDIDSTSVGGRFVTATNIIIEADFSTVDAGNNDTDTIRLGVGTYLNDNSDVVVSYSSEEDDNNNDVDYLNVDFHGVNPLNQGASVAYDVNLGYIDTDTDNGYQIAVGGTYYFNTMFGLGLNAGIADVGDTSFDEVSIEASFFPTEQVSLFVMISDGSQETNNVDIDSDAILIGGSLRF, from the coding sequence ATGAAAAAAGTTTTATTGGCAAGTGCCATCGCCTTAGCTGCAACTGGCCATGCATACGCAGATTATCAATTTGAAGTGGGCGGCGTCTATACAGACGGCGAAATCGCCAACACTGATTTCGACGGTCTTGGCGTTGCAGGCGAATTCCACTTCGATAAAGTCGATACAAGTAAAGGGCCACTAGCTGAAGCTAGCTTTCTCGACAAATCTTCATTTGTAAATTTCGCCTTTCTAAGCATTGAGCCAGATTTGCCAAACGCCAACGATATTGACTCCACCAGTGTTGGCGGCCGTTTTGTTACAGCGACAAACATTATCATTGAAGCTGACTTTAGCACCGTAGATGCCGGCAATAACGACACCGATACTATTCGCCTCGGTGTAGGTACTTACCTGAATGACAATAGCGATGTTGTTGTAAGCTACAGTAGTGAAGAAGATGACAATAATAACGATGTTGACTATCTGAATGTCGATTTCCACGGCGTAAATCCGCTGAATCAAGGCGCCTCTGTCGCCTATGATGTCAACCTCGGCTACATCGACACTGACACCGACAACGGCTACCAAATCGCTGTCGGCGGCACTTACTACTTCAACACAATGTTCGGCTTGGGTCTAAACGCCGGAATCGCAGATGTCGGTGACACCTCCTTCGATGAAGTGAGCATTGAAGCCAGCTTCTTTCCAACAGAACAGGTCTCTCTCTTTGTCATGA